A region of Streptomyces deccanensis DNA encodes the following proteins:
- a CDS encoding transglycosylase domain-containing protein codes for MSEHRRKPPQPQGGGRAAARRGQSASSGRRAAPRGATGSLSETYGAGGEESSYEGRAASRRAAQRSTGVGPGGGRRRAAEPAGRGPGRGRGRAAPPGKQRFIDYPRAGKYGAMRWVPSWRQVTGLFIGFFGCLVAAAGIGYAVVAVPDPAQAATAQNNVYYWSDGSQMVATGGEVNRQIIAYEKIPKAMRYAVMSAENKTFETDSGVDPMGIARAVVNMAKGGQTQGGSTITQQYVKNAMLDDQSQTLSRKVKELFISVKVGASVDKDEIMRGYLNTAYFGRGAYGLQAAARTYFGTDAEKLNPSQCAFLAAVLKGATYYDPAGATAIDPAATSEANTKRATERWGWILNEMVKDKHLSAAEAAKYPNFPKIQPPRSNAQLGGQIGYLVDTAKGYILNNTDITQKQLEQGGYEIHTTFDKKKVKELEKAVTKVRKENIKPDLRPKTDTHVQFGGASVNPKSGAIEAIYGGEDATKHFTNNADVTGAQVGSVFKPYVLAAAMTWGKRDPDLDPDQAQDERTIVSPKSLYSGKNNLKIRDYNGDIWTNEEGKEWLQANDGDESYGSPPKYQIDLREAMRVSANSPYVQLGMDVGLDRVKEAAMEAGLKEGSLTGTGFPSFSIGISDPSAIRMAGSYATFAASGKQNEPFSVKTVEYEGLTRFDHDDIAEPKRAFTSEVADNVTDVLKTVVEEGTGTSAQLAGREVAGKTGTTDGNKSAWFVGYTPQLSTAISMYRMDDDESNKNRKFLEMYGTGGQETIHGASFPAEIWHDYMEDALKGQPAEDFPEPEPIGVIVNEEPDPTPTPTVTESEEESPEPSPSPTESEASPSPTPSETCRNPFNPTCEEPGETDTGGTDTGGIDGGVTASPTESEDDSRGNQNGGLFGGNDG; via the coding sequence ATGAGCGAGCACCGTCGCAAACCGCCGCAGCCGCAGGGAGGCGGACGTGCCGCGGCCCGACGCGGCCAGTCGGCGTCCTCCGGCCGCCGCGCGGCACCGCGGGGCGCCACCGGGTCACTTTCCGAAACCTATGGTGCGGGAGGTGAGGAGTCCTCGTACGAGGGCCGCGCAGCGTCGCGACGTGCGGCGCAGAGAAGCACCGGCGTCGGTCCGGGCGGCGGCCGTCGTAGAGCGGCCGAGCCCGCGGGGCGCGGGCCGGGTCGTGGCCGAGGGCGCGCCGCCCCGCCCGGCAAACAGCGTTTTATCGACTATCCGCGCGCCGGCAAGTACGGGGCGATGCGGTGGGTGCCCTCGTGGCGCCAGGTGACAGGGCTGTTCATCGGCTTCTTCGGCTGCCTCGTGGCGGCGGCCGGCATCGGGTACGCGGTTGTGGCCGTACCTGACCCGGCGCAGGCCGCGACCGCGCAGAACAACGTCTACTACTGGTCGGACGGCTCACAGATGGTCGCGACGGGTGGTGAGGTCAACCGCCAGATCATCGCGTACGAGAAGATCCCCAAGGCGATGCGCTACGCCGTCATGTCGGCCGAGAACAAGACGTTCGAGACCGACAGCGGTGTCGACCCGATGGGAATCGCCCGCGCTGTCGTCAACATGGCCAAGGGTGGTCAGACGCAGGGTGGTTCGACCATCACCCAGCAGTACGTGAAGAACGCCATGCTCGACGACCAGTCGCAGACACTGTCCCGGAAGGTGAAGGAACTCTTCATCTCGGTGAAGGTGGGCGCCTCCGTCGACAAGGACGAGATCATGCGCGGCTATCTGAACACGGCTTACTTCGGCCGTGGCGCCTATGGTCTGCAGGCGGCCGCCCGTACCTACTTCGGCACGGACGCGGAGAAGCTCAATCCCAGCCAGTGCGCCTTCCTTGCCGCGGTTCTCAAGGGCGCGACGTACTACGACCCGGCCGGTGCGACTGCGATCGACCCGGCCGCCACGTCGGAGGCGAACACCAAGCGGGCCACGGAACGCTGGGGTTGGATCCTCAACGAGATGGTCAAGGACAAGCATCTGTCCGCCGCCGAAGCGGCCAAGTACCCCAACTTCCCCAAGATCCAGCCTCCCCGGTCCAACGCGCAGCTGGGGGGCCAGATCGGTTACCTGGTCGACACGGCCAAGGGCTACATCCTCAACAACACCGACATCACGCAGAAGCAGCTCGAGCAGGGCGGCTACGAGATCCACACGACCTTCGACAAGAAGAAGGTCAAGGAACTCGAGAAGGCCGTGACGAAGGTCCGCAAGGAGAACATCAAGCCGGACCTCCGCCCGAAGACCGACACCCACGTGCAGTTCGGTGGCGCGTCGGTCAACCCGAAGTCGGGCGCCATCGAGGCGATCTACGGTGGTGAGGACGCCACCAAGCACTTCACCAACAACGCCGACGTCACCGGAGCCCAGGTCGGCTCGGTGTTCAAGCCCTATGTCCTGGCGGCTGCCATGACCTGGGGCAAGCGCGACCCTGATCTCGATCCCGACCAGGCACAGGACGAACGGACCATCGTCTCGCCGAAGAGCCTCTACAGCGGGAAGAACAACCTCAAGATCAGGGACTACAACGGCGACATCTGGACCAACGAAGAGGGCAAGGAGTGGCTGCAGGCCAACGACGGCGACGAGTCGTACGGCAGCCCGCCGAAGTACCAGATCGATCTCCGTGAGGCGATGCGGGTCTCGGCGAACTCCCCCTACGTGCAGCTGGGTATGGACGTCGGTCTGGACCGGGTGAAGGAGGCGGCCATGGAGGCAGGCCTCAAGGAGGGCAGCCTCACCGGCACGGGCTTCCCGTCCTTCTCGATCGGTATCTCCGACCCGAGTGCGATCCGTATGGCGGGTTCGTACGCGACCTTCGCCGCCAGCGGCAAGCAGAACGAACCGTTCTCGGTCAAGACCGTCGAGTACGAGGGACTGACCAGGTTCGACCACGACGACATCGCTGAGCCGAAGCGGGCCTTCACCTCGGAGGTCGCCGACAACGTGACCGACGTCCTCAAGACCGTCGTCGAGGAGGGAACCGGTACGTCGGCCCAACTGGCCGGCCGTGAGGTGGCGGGCAAGACCGGCACCACCGACGGCAACAAGTCGGCCTGGTTCGTCGGGTACACCCCGCAGTTGTCGACGGCGATCAGCATGTACCGCATGGACGACGACGAGTCGAACAAGAACCGCAAGTTCCTGGAGATGTACGGCACGGGTGGCCAGGAGACGATCCATGGTGCTTCGTTCCCGGCCGAGATCTGGCACGACTACATGGAGGACGCGCTCAAGGGCCAGCCGGCGGAGGACTTCCCGGAGCCGGAGCCGATCGGTGTGATCGTCAACGAGGAACCGGATCCGACGCCGACCCCGACGGTCACCGAGTCCGAGGAGGAGTCGCCCGAGCCGAGTCCGTCGCCGACCGAGAGCGAGGCCTCGCCTTCGCCGACACCCAGCGAGACCTGCCGCAACCCGTTCAACCCCACGTGCGAGGAGCCCGGCGAGACCGACACGGGCGGCACGGACACCGGTGGAATCGACGGCGGGGTGACCGCTTCGCCGACGGAGTCGGAGGATGATTCGAGAGGCAACCAGAACGGGGGTCTCTTCGGAGGCAACGACGGGTAG
- a CDS encoding alanine racemase yields the protein MALTLYVDTARWRAHHKHVQEQFPGLVPVCKGNGYGFGHEKLAEEATRLGSDILAVGTTYEAARIKDWFSGDLLVLTPYRRAEEPVPLPDRVIRSVSSVDGVYGLVGARVVIEVMSSMKRHGVSEQELPQLHAAIENVRLEGFAIHLPLDRTDGSDAVEEVIGWMDRLRAARLPLHTMFVSHLKSEDLIRLQQQFPQTRFRARIGTRLWLGDHEATEYRGAVLDVTRVAKGDRFGYRQQKAASDGFLVVVAGGTSHGVGLEAPKALHGVMPRAKGVARAGLATVNRNLSPFVWGGKQRWFAEPPHMQVSILFVPSDAPEPKVGEELVAHLRHTTTQFDRIVDR from the coding sequence ATGGCGCTCACGCTGTACGTCGACACCGCGCGCTGGCGGGCACACCACAAGCACGTTCAGGAGCAGTTCCCGGGACTCGTCCCCGTCTGCAAGGGCAACGGCTACGGCTTCGGGCACGAGAAGCTGGCGGAAGAGGCCACGCGTCTCGGGTCGGACATCCTCGCCGTCGGCACCACGTACGAGGCCGCCCGGATCAAGGACTGGTTCAGCGGCGACCTGCTGGTGCTGACGCCCTACCGACGCGCTGAGGAGCCCGTCCCCCTGCCCGACCGCGTCATCCGTTCCGTGTCGTCGGTCGACGGCGTGTACGGACTCGTGGGCGCCCGTGTCGTCATCGAGGTCATGTCCTCGATGAAGCGGCACGGCGTGAGCGAGCAGGAACTGCCCCAGCTCCACGCGGCCATAGAGAACGTGCGCCTGGAGGGCTTCGCCATCCACCTGCCGCTGGACCGCACCGACGGCTCGGACGCCGTCGAGGAGGTCATCGGCTGGATGGACCGGCTGCGCGCGGCCCGGCTGCCGCTGCACACCATGTTCGTCAGCCACCTCAAGTCCGAGGACCTCATCCGCCTCCAGCAGCAGTTCCCGCAGACCCGCTTCCGGGCCCGCATCGGCACACGGCTCTGGCTCGGCGACCACGAGGCGACCGAGTACCGCGGTGCCGTCCTGGACGTCACCCGCGTCGCCAAGGGCGACCGTTTCGGCTACCGGCAGCAGAAGGCGGCCTCGGACGGCTTCCTGGTGGTCGTGGCGGGCGGTACGTCGCACGGGGTGGGTCTGGAGGCACCAAAGGCACTGCACGGCGTCATGCCGCGCGCCAAGGGCGTCGCCCGGGCGGGCCTCGCCACGGTCAACCGGAACCTTTCTCCGTTCGTCTGGGGCGGCAAACAGCGGTGGTTCGCCGAGCCTCCGCACATGCAGGTGTCGATCCTCTTCGTGCCGTCGGACGCCCCGGAGCCCAAGGTCGGGGAGGAACTGGTGGCCCATCTGCGGCACACCACCACGCAGTTCGACCGGATCGTCGACCGCTGA
- a CDS encoding glycosyltransferase family 87 protein, producing MCGMPSAETTRVSTDEPEPVRPTKEDEVASAGSELIGGPIGRRALLGTSWWTPVRVVALVAIGMFALGMVQKLPCYDGAWFFGASSQYTHACYSDIPHLYQGRGFADGLVPYFDKIPGDMEYLEYPVLTGVFMEVAAWLTPGSGTIQHQEQWYWMVNAGMLMVCAAVIAVCCARIHRRRPWDGLLVALAPAFALTATINWDLLAVALLAAAMLMWSRRRPLAFGVLIGLATAAKFYPFLVLGPLFVLCWRAGKWRAFATALLGAVGAWLAVNLPVMLLAPDGWSKFYRFSQERGVDFGSFFLVISQRLNIQITAETANAYAMVSMVIVCVGIVALTLTAPRRPRFAQLAFLIVAAFILTNKVYSPQYVLWLVPLAALARPRWRDFLIWQACEVAYFLGIWMYLAYTTSGDAHKGLPAEGYQLAIMAHLLGTLYLCVVIVCDIFMPERDVVRRAGDDDPSGGVLDGAEDVHVYGAAAHPPRHALPFEGPQVEWGIRGPGGSSL from the coding sequence ATGTGCGGCATGCCCAGTGCAGAGACGACGCGAGTGAGCACGGACGAGCCGGAGCCGGTGCGGCCCACCAAGGAGGACGAGGTCGCTTCGGCCGGCAGTGAGCTGATCGGCGGCCCGATCGGGCGCCGGGCGCTGCTCGGCACCTCCTGGTGGACACCGGTACGAGTCGTCGCGCTGGTGGCCATCGGCATGTTCGCACTGGGCATGGTGCAGAAGCTGCCCTGCTACGACGGCGCCTGGTTCTTCGGCGCCAGCTCGCAGTACACGCACGCCTGCTACTCGGACATCCCGCACCTCTACCAGGGGCGAGGATTCGCCGACGGACTCGTGCCGTACTTCGACAAGATCCCCGGCGACATGGAGTACCTGGAGTATCCGGTACTGACCGGCGTGTTCATGGAGGTCGCCGCCTGGCTCACCCCGGGCAGCGGCACCATTCAGCACCAGGAACAGTGGTACTGGATGGTCAACGCCGGGATGCTGATGGTCTGCGCGGCGGTCATCGCGGTCTGCTGCGCGCGCATTCACCGCCGGCGCCCGTGGGACGGCCTTCTGGTGGCTCTGGCGCCCGCATTCGCGCTGACCGCCACCATCAACTGGGACCTCCTCGCGGTGGCCCTGCTGGCCGCCGCGATGCTGATGTGGTCGCGCCGGCGGCCCCTCGCCTTCGGTGTGCTGATCGGGCTCGCCACCGCCGCCAAGTTCTACCCGTTCCTGGTGCTCGGACCGCTCTTCGTGCTGTGCTGGCGCGCAGGCAAGTGGCGAGCGTTCGCGACCGCGCTGCTCGGCGCCGTCGGGGCCTGGCTCGCGGTGAACCTTCCGGTGATGCTGCTGGCACCCGACGGATGGTCGAAGTTCTACCGCTTCAGCCAGGAGCGCGGTGTGGACTTCGGTTCCTTCTTCCTCGTCATCTCGCAACGGTTGAACATCCAGATCACCGCTGAGACGGCGAACGCGTACGCGATGGTCTCGATGGTGATCGTCTGCGTCGGCATCGTCGCGCTCACGCTCACCGCCCCGCGCCGCCCGCGCTTCGCCCAGCTCGCCTTCCTGATCGTCGCGGCCTTCATCCTCACCAACAAGGTCTACTCGCCGCAGTACGTGCTCTGGCTGGTGCCGCTCGCCGCCCTGGCTCGGCCCCGCTGGCGGGACTTTTTGATCTGGCAGGCCTGCGAGGTGGCGTACTTCCTGGGTATCTGGATGTACCTCGCGTACACGACCAGCGGAGACGCTCACAAGGGCCTGCCTGCCGAGGGCTACCAACTCGCCATCATGGCCCACCTGTTGGGCACGCTCTACCTGTGCGTTGTCATCGTGTGCGACATCTTCATGCCCGAGCGGGACGTGGTGCGCAGGGCCGGTGACGACGATCCTTCCGGCGGTGTGCTCGACGGCGCGGAGGACGTCCATGTGTACGGTGCGGCAGCCCATCCCCCGAGGCACGCGCTGCCCTTCGAAGGGCCTCAGGTGGAGTGGGGCATCCGGGGGCCAGGAGGCAGTTCGCTCTGA